A genomic segment from Stappia indica encodes:
- a CDS encoding ABC transporter substrate-binding protein, which produces MIVAGLVAGLAVFALALLPSPLVAQDAGAPGDSPDTPPIIVLTSYPEPFAQAVAVAYSRVHPGEELRFLHKSTHAIIEHVTSERLPRADVVWMSSPIGIAELARGRLLSPPVPAGGAAGGAAPPSAPRLHAFAYSQFGIMWRPDLLRAKGLPAPTGLASLLAPDYAGMVAMSAPARSGTTLLFVELVLQSLGWEEGWAYLQQLAGNLATVTARSFGVPEGLAHGRFPVGIGVGFLARTQQTNGEPLAFLAVPEDVMLPAGVAALSTARHAQGARRFAAFLQGEAGQALLAEPQVARIPLAEARQATPFEERFDYLLASTRRDVVVALFDQLVTYQLDEHRRFWRRWREVGAMVPGEGQGEGDAARQARALLDRAYRRATGVPVRAFMAHDPALVRVFSPGGPERLENRAFRERLMESWHRETRERLAEAGALVEQAQRRMAAALVVPSEVR; this is translated from the coding sequence ATGATCGTCGCCGGACTCGTTGCCGGACTGGCGGTGTTCGCCCTTGCTCTGCTGCCCAGCCCTCTCGTCGCGCAGGATGCCGGCGCGCCCGGCGACAGTCCGGACACACCGCCGATCATCGTGTTGACCTCCTATCCCGAACCGTTCGCCCAGGCGGTGGCAGTCGCCTATTCGCGCGTCCATCCGGGCGAGGAGCTGCGCTTCCTGCACAAGTCGACCCACGCGATCATCGAGCATGTGACGAGCGAGCGCCTGCCGCGCGCCGATGTGGTGTGGATGAGCTCGCCGATCGGCATTGCCGAGCTGGCGCGGGGGAGGCTGCTGTCGCCGCCCGTCCCTGCAGGCGGTGCTGCGGGAGGCGCGGCGCCGCCGTCCGCCCCGCGCCTGCATGCCTTCGCCTATTCGCAGTTCGGCATCATGTGGCGGCCGGATCTCCTCCGCGCCAAGGGGCTGCCCGCGCCCACCGGCCTCGCCTCGCTGCTGGCGCCGGACTATGCCGGGATGGTCGCCATGTCGGCGCCGGCGCGCTCGGGCACCACGCTGCTTTTCGTCGAGCTGGTGCTGCAATCGCTCGGCTGGGAGGAGGGCTGGGCCTATCTGCAGCAGCTGGCCGGCAACCTGGCGACGGTGACGGCGCGCTCCTTCGGCGTGCCGGAGGGGTTGGCGCATGGCCGGTTTCCGGTCGGCATCGGTGTCGGCTTCCTTGCCCGCACGCAGCAGACCAATGGCGAGCCGCTGGCCTTTCTCGCCGTGCCCGAGGACGTGATGCTGCCGGCCGGCGTTGCCGCGCTCAGTACCGCCCGTCACGCGCAAGGCGCGCGCCGCTTCGCCGCCTTCCTGCAAGGGGAGGCGGGACAGGCGCTGCTGGCCGAGCCGCAGGTGGCGCGCATTCCGCTGGCCGAGGCGCGGCAGGCAACGCCCTTCGAGGAGCGGTTCGACTATCTGCTCGCCTCCACCCGGCGGGACGTCGTGGTGGCGCTGTTCGACCAGCTGGTGACCTATCAGCTCGACGAGCACCGGCGGTTCTGGCGTCGCTGGCGGGAGGTCGGGGCGATGGTTCCGGGCGAGGGCCAGGGCGAGGGCGATGCGGCGCGTCAGGCCCGCGCCCTGCTCGACCGGGCCTATCGCCGGGCGACCGGCGTGCCCGTGCGCGCCTTCATGGCGCATGATCCGGCCTTGGTGCGGGTGTTCTCGCCCGGTGGCCCGGAACGGCTGGAAAACCGCGCCTTTCGCGAGCGGCTGATGGAAAGCTGGCACCGGGAGACGCGCGAGCGGCTGGCCGAGGCCGGCGCGCTGGTCGAGCAGGCCCAGCGACGCATGGCGGCAGCCCTCGTCGTTCCTTCGGAAGTCCGGTGA
- a CDS encoding ATP-binding protein yields MAMQDGGQDGVSSRRERLHSFIGFRLIAALAIIATVGIGTAALSVYVFSSYGETVSDLVAIESGRQADISRFAEVATGIRADMPRLVFARGTETRQESRARLEAAVGSLAELLERIGRTLDDDLPGSAGATADLPQALAGDIARIDANVARHLEIRQQVDGLVVRLNRLHDEALREIEPLTVDTDFNIRVALDALEGAAPAAQGAAPRTELLQGELRFAETLWDAHAHVNLLIGKLLRVAQAQDRDVIELLRQDVGEAVAGTGDMVSLLAQAASTVTLRQALADIARLGAPGGELFDLKLSEAALAGESAVIVDEAGDKLDRLSRLVSGAVASAGRRSVAAAASARDALGRGTVLLLGLGGSLAVVALVVGWLTVGRQFIPRLSSLLKSMRSIAEGQLDAPVNVTGRDEMGQLADALRTLQGRSQLARRRRLELVEINERLTHEIGERRQVEAKLLETQEELVQAGKMAALGQLSAGIAHEFNQPLAAMRSYLHNARRYLDQANSEKVREKLEQVSGLVLRLADTSNHLKTLARRRTREAASCDPVPIALRAAELFRLQPGAARIAFDLPQDTGGPLVRADANRLEQVLINLIGNAVDAVEDCEAPRVAVCVRAAGERAVIEVADNGCGISEDVLDKVFDPFFTTKGPGRGLGLGLSITYNIVRDFDGSLRLAPATGGGTRAILELHLADDEEARGAAHGGV; encoded by the coding sequence ATGGCCATGCAGGACGGTGGGCAGGACGGCGTTTCCTCGCGGCGGGAGCGGCTGCACTCCTTCATCGGCTTCCGTCTCATCGCGGCGCTGGCGATCATCGCGACGGTCGGCATCGGCACGGCGGCGCTGTCGGTCTACGTCTTTTCCAGCTATGGCGAGACGGTGAGCGATCTGGTCGCCATCGAAAGCGGGCGGCAGGCGGACATCTCGCGCTTCGCCGAGGTGGCGACCGGCATTCGCGCCGACATGCCGCGCCTCGTTTTCGCGCGCGGTACGGAGACACGGCAGGAAAGCCGTGCGCGGCTGGAGGCGGCCGTCGGCAGCCTTGCCGAGTTGCTGGAGCGCATCGGCCGGACGCTCGACGACGATCTTCCCGGCAGCGCCGGTGCGACCGCCGACCTGCCGCAGGCGCTCGCCGGCGACATCGCCCGGATCGATGCGAACGTCGCCCGGCATCTGGAGATCCGCCAGCAGGTCGACGGGCTGGTCGTGCGCCTCAACCGGCTGCATGACGAGGCCTTGCGCGAGATCGAGCCGCTGACCGTCGATACGGATTTCAACATCCGCGTTGCGCTCGACGCGCTGGAGGGGGCGGCTCCGGCGGCGCAAGGGGCAGCGCCCCGCACGGAGCTGCTGCAAGGCGAGCTGCGTTTCGCCGAGACGCTGTGGGACGCCCATGCCCATGTGAACCTGTTGATCGGCAAGCTGCTTCGCGTTGCCCAGGCGCAGGACCGCGACGTGATCGAACTGCTGCGCCAGGACGTCGGCGAGGCGGTGGCCGGCACCGGCGACATGGTCTCGCTGCTGGCGCAGGCGGCAAGCACGGTAACCCTGCGCCAGGCGCTGGCGGATATCGCAAGGCTCGGCGCGCCGGGGGGCGAGCTGTTCGACCTGAAGCTCAGCGAGGCGGCGCTGGCGGGCGAAAGCGCGGTGATCGTCGACGAGGCGGGCGACAAGCTCGACCGGCTGTCGCGCCTGGTCAGCGGGGCGGTCGCCTCTGCCGGCCGGCGTTCGGTCGCGGCGGCGGCCTCGGCCCGCGATGCGCTGGGGCGCGGCACGGTGCTGCTGCTCGGCCTCGGCGGCTCGCTCGCCGTGGTGGCGCTGGTCGTCGGCTGGCTGACGGTCGGCCGGCAGTTCATCCCGCGCCTGTCCAGCCTGCTGAAATCCATGCGCAGCATTGCGGAAGGGCAGCTCGACGCGCCGGTCAACGTCACCGGGCGGGACGAGATGGGCCAGCTCGCCGATGCGCTGCGCACGCTGCAGGGGCGCAGCCAGCTGGCCCGGCGGCGGCGGCTGGAACTGGTGGAGATCAACGAGCGGCTCACCCACGAGATCGGCGAGCGCCGGCAGGTGGAGGCCAAGCTGCTGGAAACCCAGGAGGAGCTGGTCCAGGCCGGCAAGATGGCCGCGCTCGGCCAGCTGTCGGCAGGGATCGCCCACGAGTTCAACCAGCCGCTCGCGGCCATGCGCTCCTACCTGCACAATGCCCGGCGCTATCTCGACCAGGCCAACAGCGAGAAGGTGCGGGAGAAGCTGGAGCAGGTCTCGGGCCTGGTGCTGCGGCTGGCCGATACGTCCAACCACCTCAAGACGCTTGCCCGCCGGCGCACCCGCGAGGCGGCGAGCTGCGATCCGGTGCCCATCGCGCTCAGGGCAGCGGAGCTGTTCCGCCTGCAGCCCGGCGCGGCGCGCATCGCCTTCGACCTGCCGCAGGATACCGGCGGCCCCCTGGTGCGGGCCGATGCCAACCGGCTGGAACAGGTGCTGATCAACCTGATCGGCAATGCGGTCGACGCGGTCGAGGACTGCGAGGCGCCGCGGGTCGCCGTCTGCGTGCGCGCGGCCGGAGAGAGGGCGGTGATCGAGGTCGCGGACAACGGCTGCGGCATCTCCGAAGATGTGCTCGACAAGGTGTTCGACCCGTTCTTCACCACCAAGGGGCCGGGACGAGGGCTTGGTCTCGGCCTGTCGATCACCTACAACATCGTCCGCGATTTCGACGGCAGCCTGCGCCTTGCCCCTGCGACGGGCGGCGGCACGCGCGCCATCCTGGAATTGCACCTGGCGGATGACGAGGAGGCACGAGGCGCGGCGCATGGCGGGGTCTAG
- a CDS encoding DeoR/GlpR family DNA-binding transcription regulator, whose translation MRTDENPKKKTLRQQQVMSFLEKSGYASVEELTQRFAVTSQTIRRDIGELAQTGRVRRHHGGVALASPIDAHTYRQRRVERASAKRRIARRVAELVPDGASVFLDTGSTCEAVAEALCERTGLRVVTYGLRAAVTLIDRTDFTVAVPGGFVQNVAGSVRGEDIADFIRRFRFDVAIIAVSGIAEDGGMGDDDQNEVSIVRAAIGQARSTLLASDSSKFCRTALVHLGPVTEVSDLVTDAAPQGALQQILASSQVRLHIA comes from the coding sequence ATGCGGACGGACGAAAACCCCAAGAAGAAGACCCTGCGTCAGCAGCAGGTCATGAGCTTCCTGGAGAAATCCGGCTATGCCTCGGTCGAGGAACTGACCCAGCGCTTCGCCGTCACCTCGCAGACGATCCGTCGCGACATCGGCGAACTGGCGCAAACCGGCCGCGTTCGGCGCCACCACGGCGGCGTCGCGCTGGCGAGCCCCATCGACGCCCACACCTACCGCCAGCGGCGGGTCGAGCGCGCCAGCGCCAAGCGCCGCATCGCGCGGCGGGTTGCCGAACTGGTGCCGGACGGAGCCTCGGTCTTCCTCGACACCGGCTCGACCTGCGAGGCGGTTGCCGAGGCCCTGTGCGAGCGCACCGGACTGCGGGTCGTCACCTATGGCCTGCGCGCCGCGGTCACCCTGATCGACCGGACGGACTTCACCGTCGCCGTACCCGGCGGCTTCGTCCAGAACGTCGCCGGCAGCGTCAGGGGCGAGGACATCGCCGATTTCATTCGCCGGTTCCGCTTCGACGTGGCGATCATCGCCGTCAGCGGCATTGCCGAGGACGGCGGCATGGGCGACGACGACCAGAACGAAGTCTCCATCGTGCGCGCCGCCATCGGCCAGGCCCGCTCGACGCTGCTTGCCAGCGATTCCAGCAAGTTCTGCCGCACTGCCCTCGTGCATCTGGGGCCGGTGACCGAGGTTTCCGACCTCGTCACCGATGCGGCTCCCCAAGGTGCACTGCAGCAGATCCTTGCCTCATCTCAGGTCAGGCTGCACATTGCGTGA